From the Aquitalea magnusonii genome, one window contains:
- the rfbH gene encoding lipopolysaccharide biosynthesis protein RfbH, translated as MSEFAGQLAVARFFDPATGQPAEAEVLVLEQNGQQCTVMCLPAPLEQCLLNLQADAAAHSPLILQLTVSQLRVLAAVSADQLEQIHRWAARYWVARHAAHRFDRPRPFVAGQTVVPPSGKVIGTPELLAMTDAVMDGWLTTGRFNSQFEEALGRFIGVPHVLTTASGSSANLLAFMALTSPRLGERAIRPGDEVITVAAGFPTTVNPAIQFGAIPVFVDIQLPTYNIDVSRIEAAISPKTRAIMLAHTLGNPFDIAAVKALADKHGLWLVEDCCDALGARFNGQHVGTFGDLATVSFYPAHHITMGEGGAVFGRSAELMAIVESFRDWGRDCYCKTGCDNTCGKRFGWQFGDLPFGYDHKYVYTHVGYNLKITDMQAACALAQMERLPGFIATRQQHFDYLSQALQPLADRLILPQATPGSTPSWFGFPLTLRPEAGVARVDLLAYLDSQKVGTRLLFGGNLLRQPYMQGVAHRVSGGLEQTDTVLHDTFWIGLYPGLTTAALDWTVLQLQSFLGVFD; from the coding sequence ATGAGTGAGTTTGCTGGGCAACTGGCGGTCGCACGTTTTTTTGACCCCGCTACCGGGCAGCCTGCCGAAGCAGAGGTACTGGTGCTGGAGCAAAACGGGCAGCAATGCACGGTAATGTGCCTGCCTGCGCCGCTGGAGCAGTGCTTGTTAAACCTGCAGGCCGATGCGGCTGCACATAGCCCGCTCATCCTGCAACTGACCGTGAGCCAGTTGCGGGTGCTGGCTGCGGTTTCCGCTGATCAACTGGAGCAGATCCACCGCTGGGCCGCACGCTACTGGGTGGCCCGGCACGCAGCCCACCGCTTTGATCGGCCCCGTCCCTTCGTTGCCGGGCAAACGGTGGTGCCGCCATCGGGCAAGGTGATTGGCACGCCCGAACTATTGGCCATGACCGATGCAGTGATGGATGGCTGGCTCACCACCGGACGATTCAACAGCCAGTTTGAAGAGGCATTGGGGCGTTTTATCGGCGTGCCGCATGTGTTGACCACGGCCTCTGGGTCTTCGGCCAACTTGCTGGCCTTCATGGCGCTGACCTCGCCGCGGCTGGGCGAGCGCGCCATCCGTCCGGGCGACGAAGTGATTACCGTGGCCGCCGGCTTTCCCACCACGGTCAACCCGGCCATCCAGTTTGGGGCCATCCCGGTTTTCGTCGATATCCAGTTGCCCACCTACAATATCGATGTCAGCCGCATCGAGGCCGCCATCTCGCCCAAAACCCGCGCCATCATGCTGGCGCATACCCTGGGTAATCCGTTTGATATCGCCGCGGTAAAGGCGCTGGCCGACAAGCATGGCCTGTGGCTGGTGGAAGACTGCTGCGATGCCTTGGGTGCGCGTTTTAACGGACAGCATGTCGGCACCTTTGGCGACCTGGCCACCGTCAGTTTTTATCCGGCCCACCACATCACCATGGGGGAGGGCGGCGCGGTGTTCGGGCGCTCTGCCGAACTGATGGCTATTGTCGAATCCTTCCGCGACTGGGGCCGCGACTGCTATTGCAAAACCGGCTGTGACAATACCTGTGGCAAGCGGTTTGGCTGGCAATTTGGCGATCTGCCCTTCGGTTACGACCACAAATACGTGTATACCCATGTCGGTTATAACCTGAAGATCACCGACATGCAGGCGGCCTGTGCGCTAGCGCAGATGGAGCGTCTGCCCGGTTTCATTGCCACGCGCCAACAGCATTTCGACTATCTGAGCCAGGCGCTGCAGCCTCTTGCCGATCGCCTGATCCTGCCGCAAGCCACGCCCGGCAGCACGCCGTCCTGGTTCGGCTTTCCGCTTACCTTGCGACCCGAGGCCGGTGTGGCGCGGGTGGATTTGCTGGCCTATCTGGATAGCCAGAAAGTGGGGACGCGCCTGCTGTTTGGCGGCAACCTGCTGCGCCAGCCCTATATGCAAGGCGTGGCGCACCGTGTCAGCGGCGGGCTGGAGCAAACCGATACCGTGTTGCACGATACCTTCTGGATCGGCTTGTATCCTGGTTTGACGACAGCCGCGCTGGACTGGACCGTACTGCAATTGCAAAGCTTTCTGGGTGTGTTTGATTGA
- a CDS encoding YqgE/AlgH family protein — protein sequence MEPLSLTDHFLIAMPNMADPLFARSLVYLCEHGDHGAMGLIVNKPSGIAMAQLFDQIDLPLEIDPLRGESVFFGGPVQPDRGFVLHAPAGQWQSSLVVKDDMALTTSKDVLIAVSEGRGPARMLLALGYAGWSAGQLEQEISDNSWLTVKADPAILFDLPAESRYDAAMALLGFDPSLLSGDVGHA from the coding sequence ATGGAACCGTTATCGCTCACCGATCACTTTCTGATTGCCATGCCCAATATGGCCGATCCCTTGTTTGCCCGTTCGCTGGTCTACCTGTGCGAGCATGGCGATCACGGGGCGATGGGCCTGATTGTCAACAAGCCCTCGGGCATTGCCATGGCACAGTTGTTCGACCAGATCGACCTGCCGCTGGAGATCGACCCCTTGCGCGGCGAGTCGGTGTTCTTCGGCGGCCCGGTGCAACCTGACCGGGGCTTTGTGCTGCATGCGCCTGCCGGCCAGTGGCAGTCCAGCCTGGTGGTGAAGGACGACATGGCGCTGACCACCTCCAAGGACGTACTGATCGCGGTCTCGGAAGGCCGTGGTCCGGCCCGCATGCTGCTTGCCCTGGGCTATGCCGGTTGGTCGGCCGGGCAGTTGGAGCAGGAAATCAGCGACAATAGCTGGCTCACCGTCAAGGCCGATCCGGCCATCCTGTTTGACCTGCCCGCCGAATCGCGCTACGACGCTGCCATGGCCTTGCTGGGTTTCGATCCGTCCTTGCTGTCCGGGGATGTCGGTCATGCCTGA
- a CDS encoding DUF3592 domain-containing protein, whose product MHLSPRWQTSILMLAFLLSLSGLVSLMLDPAHIARHWQAAPGHVETSRILVSSPEDHPDQMRWEPYVQYLYTVNGEVYHGDQLYALATGLPGDHSSAEDITRRFPVGKAVVVYFNPREPSRAVLIREGDSSIGSGQFILGALSTLFGWALLDRLLQRWRHGRRSRLATHG is encoded by the coding sequence ATGCACCTTTCCCCTCGTTGGCAAACTTCCATTCTGATGCTGGCTTTCCTGCTCAGCCTGTCCGGGCTGGTCAGCCTGATGCTGGACCCGGCACACATTGCGCGTCATTGGCAGGCGGCACCGGGGCATGTCGAAACCAGCCGTATCCTGGTGAGCAGCCCGGAAGATCACCCGGACCAGATGCGCTGGGAGCCCTATGTGCAGTACCTGTATACCGTCAATGGCGAGGTGTATCACGGCGACCAGCTATATGCCCTGGCCACCGGCTTGCCCGGCGACCACAGCAGCGCCGAGGACATCACGCGTCGTTTTCCGGTGGGCAAGGCGGTGGTGGTGTACTTCAATCCGCGGGAGCCCAGTCGTGCGGTGCTGATCCGCGAAGGGGACAGCAGCATCGGCAGCGGTCAGTTCATTCTGGGAGCGCTCAGCACCCTGTTTGGCTGGGCGTTGCTGGACCGCCTGTTGCAGCGCTGGCGCCATGGACGCCGGTCGCGGCTGGCCACGCATGGTTGA
- the ruvX gene encoding Holliday junction resolvase RuvX: MSVMPEGTVLAFDFGERRIGVAMGETMLGIAHPLLTIDTEVTDARFAAIGKLIDEWRPSQLVVGLPMHQDDTEHQMTQLARRFANRLKGRFGLPVWLVDERLTSVIAESMLQEAGVRGRKQKPALDQVAAQAILATWFDSHGSAV, from the coding sequence ATGTCGGTCATGCCTGAGGGAACGGTTCTGGCCTTTGATTTTGGTGAGCGGCGCATTGGTGTGGCCATGGGTGAAACCATGCTGGGCATCGCCCATCCGCTGCTGACCATCGACACCGAAGTCACCGACGCGCGCTTTGCCGCCATCGGCAAGCTGATCGACGAGTGGCGTCCGTCCCAACTGGTGGTGGGCCTGCCCATGCACCAGGACGATACCGAACACCAGATGACCCAACTGGCGCGACGTTTTGCCAATCGGCTCAAAGGGCGCTTTGGCCTGCCGGTGTGGCTGGTGGACGAGCGCCTGACCTCGGTGATTGCCGAATCCATGCTGCAAGAGGCCGGTGTACGTGGCCGCAAGCAAAAACCGGCTTTGGATCAGGTGGCGGCCCAGGCTATTCTTGCCACTTGGTTCGACAGCCACGGCAGCGCCGTCTAG
- the smc gene encoding chromosome segregation protein SMC, with protein sequence MRLTHVKLSGFKSFVDPTSIPVPGQLVAVIGPNGCGKSNVIDAVRWVLGESSAKQLRGESMQDVIFNGSSTRKPVSRASVELVFDNGDGQLTGPWGQYAEVAIKRVLTRQGESSYYINNQQVRRRDITDLFLGTGVGARGYAVIEQGMISRIIEARPEELRAYLEEAAGVSKYKERRRETEHRIADTRANLERIEDLRQELERQVERLSEQAEVAAQYHDLRGTLTHKQNLLALARREEASRNEAHARAELSRIETEEAAMEAALTHLDTELETVRESHYAASDAVHEAQQRLFEANAALARLEEQQRHRQQNQVRIERELATTRNERQQLAESRQQAAMELDDWLPRREEAQMRLEEAQMSLEDGADLLPSAEAEFRAKDQLQSQLLAQQANLTRERDLARQKVEHQRRALEQLASREAALHRELTELNLPDQAQQAAAQAEVERARAALEAVRARVVADEAKLADLASEREKLDEQLASQRAELARAEAEVAALAAVLEREAAGEKLGDWLEQQGLAAAPQLWQAVQIAPQWQTALEAVLGERLSARAAQGVQLPPAALTLVDGARPPAAAPTQGWPRLLDQLSASAPFDAALADWLDGVYLAEDLAQAISRRSQLQAGQCLLTPQGHRVSASSVCFYSAASGSGVMERKQQLDAALSRQQQLQPAIDRLQQRRESLQSMNGMLAEAVRAQKGALTRLEAELNAVTLEHVKLDQAARQGAARLSFIEAERQRMQQERQHAQLEIEESELLGEESAMTLEELAVQLEEVRLDRLNAETGLQLARNKTRDAERQLHEIRLELHTAEQKTAELARRARELEERDQQLAERLETLAEEADTVDETVPEEAMQLALELREQHEAALAATRDRLNGLTEQLRQLTQRQHDINAALPALREGRSDWLLKHQEARLAMERFAEELKEAQADEAALMADLTDAIKPNALAAEIARLARALEGLGAVNLAALEELEEARKRGEYLANQAEDLNQAMATLEEAIQKIDGETRQMLQGTYEAVNAKMREFFPTLFGGGRAELVLTGEDLLDAGVQIIAQPPGKKNSTIHLLSGGEKALTAMSLVFSLFSLNPAPFCLLDEVDAPLDDANTSRFCDLVKQMSERTQFLYISHNRLTMEMAEQLVGVTMQEQGVSRIVAVDIVEALKMREIA encoded by the coding sequence TTGCGCCTCACCCACGTCAAACTGTCCGGCTTCAAGTCATTTGTCGACCCCACCAGCATTCCGGTCCCCGGCCAGCTGGTGGCCGTGATCGGCCCCAACGGCTGTGGCAAATCCAATGTGATTGACGCGGTGCGCTGGGTGCTGGGCGAATCCAGCGCCAAACAGCTGCGCGGCGAGTCGATGCAAGACGTGATTTTCAATGGTTCCTCCACCCGCAAACCGGTCAGCCGCGCCTCGGTGGAACTGGTGTTCGACAATGGCGACGGCCAGCTCACCGGGCCGTGGGGCCAATATGCCGAGGTGGCCATCAAACGCGTGCTGACCCGGCAAGGCGAATCCAGCTACTACATCAACAACCAGCAAGTACGCCGCCGCGACATTACCGACCTGTTCCTCGGCACCGGCGTGGGCGCGCGCGGCTACGCGGTGATCGAACAAGGCATGATCTCGCGCATCATCGAAGCGCGGCCGGAAGAACTGCGCGCTTATCTGGAAGAAGCCGCCGGGGTGTCCAAGTACAAGGAACGCCGCCGCGAAACCGAACACCGCATTGCCGACACCCGTGCCAATCTGGAGCGTATCGAAGACCTGCGCCAGGAGTTGGAACGCCAGGTAGAGCGCCTGAGCGAGCAGGCCGAAGTGGCCGCCCAGTACCACGACCTGCGCGGCACCCTCACCCATAAGCAGAACCTGCTGGCGCTGGCCCGGCGCGAAGAGGCCAGCCGTAACGAAGCCCATGCCCGCGCCGAATTGTCGCGCATTGAAACCGAAGAAGCCGCGATGGAAGCGGCACTCACCCATCTGGATACCGAGCTGGAAACCGTGCGTGAAAGCCACTACGCCGCCAGCGACGCAGTACACGAAGCGCAGCAGCGCCTGTTTGAAGCCAATGCCGCGCTGGCTAGGCTGGAAGAACAGCAACGCCACCGCCAGCAAAACCAGGTGCGGATCGAACGGGAGCTGGCCACCACCCGTAACGAACGCCAGCAACTGGCGGAAAGCCGCCAGCAGGCCGCCATGGAGCTGGACGACTGGCTGCCCCGGCGCGAAGAAGCCCAAATGCGGCTGGAAGAAGCCCAGATGTCGCTGGAAGACGGGGCCGATCTGCTGCCTAGCGCCGAAGCAGAATTCCGCGCCAAAGACCAGCTACAGTCGCAATTGCTGGCACAACAGGCCAACCTCACCCGCGAACGCGACCTGGCCCGCCAAAAGGTGGAACACCAGCGCCGCGCACTGGAACAACTGGCCAGCCGCGAAGCCGCCCTGCACAGAGAACTGACCGAACTGAATCTGCCCGATCAGGCCCAGCAAGCTGCGGCCCAGGCCGAAGTCGAGCGCGCCCGCGCCGCACTGGAGGCCGTGCGTGCCCGCGTGGTGGCCGATGAAGCCAAGCTGGCCGACCTGGCCTCGGAACGGGAAAAACTGGACGAGCAACTGGCCAGCCAGCGCGCCGAACTGGCGCGCGCCGAAGCCGAGGTCGCCGCCCTGGCCGCCGTGCTGGAACGCGAAGCCGCGGGAGAAAAACTGGGCGACTGGCTGGAACAACAAGGTTTGGCGGCAGCCCCTCAGCTATGGCAGGCAGTACAGATTGCGCCGCAGTGGCAGACCGCGCTGGAAGCCGTACTGGGCGAACGGCTGAGCGCCCGCGCCGCACAGGGTGTGCAGCTCCCTCCGGCCGCGCTGACCCTGGTGGACGGCGCGCGCCCGCCCGCCGCCGCGCCGACACAGGGCTGGCCACGCCTGCTCGACCAACTCAGTGCCAGCGCCCCGTTTGATGCTGCGCTGGCAGACTGGCTGGACGGTGTTTACCTGGCGGAAGACCTGGCCCAGGCCATCAGCCGGCGCAGCCAACTGCAGGCCGGGCAATGCCTGCTCACCCCGCAAGGCCACCGCGTCAGCGCCAGCAGCGTGTGTTTTTACAGCGCCGCCAGCGGTAGCGGCGTGATGGAACGCAAGCAACAGCTAGATGCCGCCCTCAGCCGCCAACAACAATTGCAGCCGGCCATCGACCGCCTGCAACAGCGCCGTGAATCGCTGCAAAGCATGAATGGCATGCTGGCCGAAGCCGTGCGCGCGCAAAAAGGCGCGCTCACCCGGCTGGAAGCCGAACTCAATGCGGTGACGCTGGAACACGTCAAGCTGGATCAGGCCGCCCGTCAGGGTGCCGCACGCCTCAGCTTCATCGAAGCCGAACGCCAGCGCATGCAGCAGGAACGGCAGCATGCCCAGCTTGAGATAGAGGAAAGCGAGCTGTTGGGCGAAGAGTCTGCCATGACGCTGGAAGAGCTGGCGGTGCAACTGGAAGAAGTGCGGCTGGATCGGCTGAATGCCGAAACCGGCCTACAACTGGCGCGTAACAAAACCCGCGATGCCGAGCGCCAGTTGCATGAAATCCGCCTGGAACTGCACACCGCCGAACAGAAAACTGCCGAGCTGGCACGCCGCGCCCGCGAGCTGGAGGAACGCGACCAGCAACTGGCGGAGCGACTGGAAACCCTGGCCGAAGAAGCCGATACCGTCGACGAAACCGTGCCGGAAGAAGCCATGCAACTGGCGTTGGAGCTGCGCGAACAACATGAAGCCGCACTGGCAGCCACCCGCGACCGCCTGAATGGCCTGACCGAGCAGCTACGCCAGCTCACCCAGCGCCAGCACGACATCAATGCCGCCCTGCCCGCACTGCGTGAAGGCCGTTCCGACTGGCTGCTCAAGCATCAGGAAGCCAGGCTGGCGATGGAGCGCTTTGCCGAAGAGCTGAAAGAAGCCCAAGCCGACGAAGCCGCACTGATGGCCGACCTTACCGACGCCATCAAGCCCAATGCACTGGCCGCCGAAATCGCCCGCCTGGCTCGGGCGCTGGAAGGGCTGGGCGCAGTCAATCTGGCCGCCCTGGAGGAACTGGAAGAAGCGCGCAAACGCGGTGAATACCTGGCCAACCAGGCGGAGGACCTCAACCAGGCGATGGCCACGCTGGAAGAAGCCATCCAGAAGATCGACGGCGAAACCCGCCAGATGCTGCAAGGCACCTACGAAGCGGTGAATGCCAAGATGCGCGAATTCTTCCCCACCCTGTTTGGTGGCGGTCGCGCCGAGCTGGTGCTCACCGGCGAAGATTTGCTGGACGCCGGGGTACAAATCATCGCCCAGCCGCCGGGCAAGAAAAACAGCACCATCCATCTGCTGTCCGGCGGCGAAAAA
- a CDS encoding glycosyltransferase family 2 protein, translated as MSTPRVTIGMPIYREARYLDMTIQSLLAQTFGDFELIISDNCSDDATYEIAQRYASMDSRIQLLRTEQTIAAPQNFYRIFDRARGEYMMFAAGHDLYHAEFIARCVQQLDANPNVVLATTATAWFNEGGIGSIIGGAYDTRGVDQLSRMTVVVWGLTFAYQLYGLNRMSAFRKVQYRNVNMPIMGIDHVMLFEMASLGEFAHDPEVLFFLRQAHDFGDPEAYKRKLMLDGVDGFQSFENQVNAYVDVIRRNLPAGIDRDMFINNVVNCCLLKYRNTLQCYGLHFNQISEQTSPILAQYLNVQRDAANFMDILLGERYGQIA; from the coding sequence ATGTCGACGCCACGTGTCACCATCGGGATGCCGATTTATCGTGAGGCTCGCTATCTGGACATGACCATCCAGTCGCTGCTGGCTCAAACCTTTGGCGATTTCGAACTGATCATTTCAGATAACTGCTCTGATGACGCCACTTACGAAATCGCCCAGCGCTATGCCAGCATGGACAGTCGCATCCAGTTGCTGCGTACCGAGCAGACCATAGCCGCCCCGCAAAACTTCTACCGGATTTTCGATCGCGCGCGTGGTGAGTACATGATGTTTGCCGCCGGGCATGACTTGTACCACGCGGAATTCATTGCCCGTTGCGTGCAGCAACTGGATGCCAACCCCAATGTGGTGCTGGCCACCACCGCCACCGCCTGGTTCAACGAGGGCGGCATCGGCTCCATCATCGGCGGTGCTTACGACACGCGGGGGGTGGACCAGCTCTCGCGCATGACCGTGGTGGTATGGGGGCTGACCTTTGCCTATCAGCTTTATGGTTTGAATCGGATGTCGGCCTTCCGCAAGGTGCAGTACCGCAATGTGAATATGCCCATCATGGGTATTGACCATGTGATGCTGTTTGAAATGGCCAGCCTGGGTGAGTTTGCCCATGATCCCGAGGTGCTGTTCTTCCTGCGCCAGGCACATGATTTCGGTGATCCGGAGGCTTACAAGCGCAAGCTGATGCTGGACGGTGTGGATGGTTTCCAGAGTTTCGAGAACCAGGTCAATGCCTATGTTGACGTGATCCGGCGCAATCTGCCGGCCGGTATCGACCGCGACATGTTCATCAACAATGTCGTCAACTGCTGCCTGCTGAAGTACCGCAATACCCTGCAGTGCTACGGTCTGCATTTCAACCAGATCAGCGAGCAGACCTCCCCCATCCTGGCCCAGTACCTCAATGTGCAGCGGGATGCCGCCAACTTCATGGACATCCTGCTGGGCGAGCGTTACGGCCAGATTGCCTGA
- a CDS encoding S-methyl-5'-thioinosine phosphorylase, protein MLAIIGGSGLAKLPVLEVTHRQVVRTPYGDPSCALTFGHLGQQNVVFIARHGHGHSLAPHEINYRANIWALHNQGVKGILSIGSVGGIRADMGPGTLVVPDNIIDYSWGRKHTFFDGPERPVVHVDFSNPYDDGLRSRVIAAVDAAGKQAVSQGIYACTQGPRLETAAEILRLERDGADIVGMTGMPEACLAREMNLPYAHLCLVVNWAAGKGGSATVDFDPATAEAGMNDVTAVLQAMLS, encoded by the coding sequence ATGTTGGCCATTATCGGGGGTAGCGGGCTGGCCAAGCTGCCCGTTCTGGAAGTGACTCACCGCCAGGTGGTGAGAACGCCGTATGGCGACCCGTCCTGCGCACTGACATTTGGCCATCTCGGCCAGCAAAACGTGGTATTCATTGCCCGCCACGGTCATGGACATTCGCTGGCACCGCATGAAATCAATTACCGCGCCAATATCTGGGCGCTGCACAACCAGGGCGTCAAGGGCATCCTGTCCATCGGTTCGGTGGGCGGTATCCGTGCCGATATGGGGCCGGGAACACTGGTGGTGCCTGACAACATCATTGATTACAGCTGGGGCCGCAAGCACACCTTTTTTGATGGCCCGGAACGGCCCGTGGTGCATGTCGACTTCAGCAATCCCTACGATGACGGCCTGCGCAGCAGGGTCATCGCCGCTGTCGATGCCGCCGGCAAGCAGGCGGTCAGTCAGGGTATCTATGCCTGCACCCAGGGGCCGCGGCTGGAAACCGCAGCCGAAATCCTCAGGTTGGAGCGGGATGGTGCCGATATCGTCGGTATGACCGGCATGCCGGAAGCCTGCCTGGCGCGTGAAATGAACCTGCCTTATGCCCACCTGTGCCTGGTGGTGAACTGGGCGGCCGGCAAAGGAGGCAGTGCCACGGTCGACTTTGACCCCGCCACTGCCGAAGCCGGCATGAATGATGTCACCGCGGTGCTGCAAGCCATGCTGAGTTGA
- a CDS encoding DUF3592 domain-containing protein, producing the protein MVEKLLQCLMLLAALAAFAYLWWLGAKGDASTAWPSAVGSVLESRMEQRQVNAGGERDNNWEYFPQLRYQYQVQGQTYHSTNRRFPNPGYSRSQQEVAAILARYPAGAQVRVYYNPANPAEACLETGQHWTAWAGKAITLLIVAVAVWLLLRPS; encoded by the coding sequence ATGGTTGAAAAACTGTTGCAGTGCCTGATGTTGCTGGCCGCGCTGGCCGCCTTTGCCTATCTGTGGTGGCTGGGTGCCAAGGGCGATGCCTCCACCGCGTGGCCAAGCGCGGTCGGCAGTGTGCTGGAAAGCCGGATGGAGCAGCGCCAGGTCAATGCCGGCGGGGAACGCGACAATAATTGGGAATATTTTCCGCAGCTGCGTTACCAGTATCAGGTACAGGGCCAGACCTACCACTCCACCAACCGCCGCTTCCCCAATCCGGGCTACAGCCGTAGCCAACAGGAAGTGGCCGCCATTCTGGCGCGCTATCCTGCCGGCGCGCAGGTCAGGGTGTATTACAACCCGGCCAATCCGGCAGAAGCCTGTCTTGAGACCGGTCAGCACTGGACGGCATGGGCAGGTAAGGCCATTACCTTGCTGATTGTCGCGGTGGCCGTCTGGCTGCTGCTGCGGCCGTCCTGA
- the rfbG gene encoding CDP-glucose 4,6-dehydratase, translating into MNPQFWHGRRVLITGHTGFKGSWLALMLAGFQARLAGYALPAEPVSLFRQAELAALFAQHDEQDIRDADRLAAAVQQFAPELIIHLAAQPLVRRSYAQPQETWSSNVMGTVNVLEAARHCQAVQAVLVVTSDKCYQNQNWPWGYRESDRLGGHDPYSASKAASELVAHSYRQSYFADSGPLLASARAGNVIGGGDWSEDRLIPDVVRGIQQGVPVSIRNPLATRPWQHVLSCLDGYLALCERLLAGEKNFAQAFNFGPSAADNQTVLHVLQGMQTSWPAVCWQQDAVAGAVHEAALLALDATLAHQQLGWTPRLSLAQSLQWTAHWYQQVLAQPAAARSVSQQQIAAYLALPV; encoded by the coding sequence ATGAATCCGCAGTTCTGGCATGGACGCCGCGTATTGATCACCGGTCATACCGGCTTCAAGGGGAGCTGGCTGGCGCTGATGCTGGCAGGCTTCCAGGCCCGGCTGGCCGGCTATGCGCTGCCCGCCGAGCCGGTGTCGCTATTTCGCCAGGCTGAATTAGCCGCGCTATTTGCCCAGCACGATGAACAGGACATTCGTGATGCCGACCGACTGGCTGCGGCAGTACAGCAGTTTGCCCCGGAGCTGATCATCCACCTGGCGGCGCAGCCGCTGGTGCGGCGCAGTTATGCACAACCGCAGGAAACCTGGTCCAGCAATGTGATGGGCACGGTCAACGTGCTGGAGGCTGCCCGTCACTGCCAGGCAGTGCAGGCGGTGCTGGTGGTGACTTCGGACAAGTGCTACCAGAATCAGAACTGGCCCTGGGGCTATCGTGAGTCAGACCGCCTGGGCGGGCATGATCCCTACAGCGCCAGCAAGGCGGCCAGCGAGTTGGTGGCGCACAGCTACCGGCAAAGCTATTTTGCCGACAGCGGCCCGCTGCTGGCATCGGCCCGCGCCGGTAATGTCATTGGCGGTGGCGACTGGAGCGAGGATCGCTTGATCCCCGACGTGGTGCGCGGCATCCAGCAGGGCGTGCCGGTATCGATACGCAATCCGCTGGCCACACGCCCCTGGCAGCATGTATTGAGCTGCCTGGACGGCTATCTTGCTTTATGTGAGCGTCTGCTCGCGGGCGAAAAAAATTTCGCCCAGGCATTCAACTTTGGACCATCCGCTGCCGATAACCAGACAGTGCTGCACGTATTGCAGGGCATGCAAACCAGTTGGCCTGCCGTGTGCTGGCAACAGGACGCGGTGGCCGGAGCGGTACACGAGGCTGCCTTATTGGCGCTGGATGCCACCCTGGCCCACCAGCAACTGGGTTGGACGCCACGGCTTTCGCTGGCGCAGAGCTTGCAGTGGACCGCGCACTGGTACCAGCAGGTGCTGGCACAGCCGGCAGCCGCACGCAGCGTCAGCCAGCAACAGATTGCCGCCTATCTTGCCTTGCCGGTTTGA
- the rfbF gene encoding glucose-1-phosphate cytidylyltransferase produces the protein MKAVILAGGLGTRISEESHLKPKPMIDIGGKPILWHIMKIYSAHGINDFIICLGYKGYVIKEYFANYFLHMSDVTIDFSNNQMEVHERHAEPWRVTLLDTGENTMTGGRLKRVRNYLAAGESFCFTYGDGVADIDITAEVAFHRQHGKLATVAAVQPPGRYGALLTEGAMVTGFREKPPGDGGWINGGFFVLQPEAIDFVEADSTSWEGEPMAELARHQQLMAFEHNGFWQPMDTLREKSQLDDLWRSGAAPWKVWP, from the coding sequence ATGAAAGCAGTCATTCTGGCTGGTGGCCTGGGGACCCGCATATCCGAGGAGAGTCACCTCAAGCCCAAGCCGATGATAGACATCGGCGGCAAGCCCATCTTGTGGCACATCATGAAGATCTACTCTGCCCATGGCATCAATGACTTCATCATCTGCCTTGGCTACAAGGGCTATGTGATCAAGGAGTACTTTGCCAACTACTTCCTGCACATGTCGGACGTCACCATCGACTTTTCCAACAACCAGATGGAAGTGCATGAACGCCATGCCGAACCCTGGCGCGTAACCTTGCTGGATACCGGTGAAAACACCATGACCGGCGGACGGCTCAAGCGGGTGCGCAATTATCTGGCGGCGGGCGAAAGCTTCTGCTTTACCTATGGCGACGGCGTGGCCGATATCGATATCACCGCCGAGGTGGCTTTTCACCGCCAGCACGGCAAGCTGGCCACGGTGGCGGCGGTTCAGCCGCCCGGTCGATACGGTGCATTGCTGACCGAGGGTGCCATGGTGACCGGGTTCCGCGAAAAACCACCTGGCGATGGCGGCTGGATCAATGGCGGCTTCTTTGTGTTGCAGCCAGAAGCGATTGATTTTGTGGAGGCCGACTCCACCAGTTGGGAAGGTGAGCCCATGGCGGAACTGGCCCGTCATCAGCAGTTGATGGCATTTGAGCATAATGGTTTCTGGCAGCCGATGGATACCTTGCGCGAGAAGTCTCAACTGGACGATTTGTGGCGCTCCGGTGCCGCACCGTGGAAAGTCTGGCCATGA